The window CTGTTTTGCCTGCCGAGTGGGCGGTATTACAGGCTCTTAAGCTGCGCTTTTCCCCATCAATGGTTGGAGTATTGACCATATTCCTGCTCACCTGCATTGGCTATCCATCACAGTCAGGCTTTCAACCGCAGAGGAATCGATCCCAAGTTTGGGACGCGCTCAATTATGCGAACACTAAGAAGAGGTCCCCTCGATATGAGGCGACAGAGGAATTCAGCCGCTCCTTCCGGGATGTTCCTGGTATTGTTTTGTCCGATATCGACCCTCCGTACTTAAACGTGGTGTTGCCGAAGCCATTCGTAGCGGCGCCAATCGACAATCAGCATAACTACTGTTACAGCCGCCTCTGGCATTACGGGAAAGCCGAAGCGGTGCGGTTAATCCAAAGTGGCCTCGGCCACGCGATTCCAGTTTATGCGCTCTTTGTGCCTTCAAAAGAGCTTGATCAGGATGTGCAACGCCTGCCGCAGATCCAAGGTTACCGTTGGAAACGAAGCGAGAAATCCGGTACGAAAGGTGTAACCATGACACTAACAAAGAATGCGTCTATTTTGGCTCCGAATTCGGTGTCCGGCCCGATTGGCACGACAGCCCGATGAAGCTCTCCGTCGTAATTCCTTGTTATAATGAGCGACAGACCATTGAGGCTTTGGTTGAAGCGGTCCGCGAAGCCCCGGTCGAGAAGGTCGAAATTATTATCATTGACGATGGATCGACTGACGGAACGAGAGAACTTCTGCAAGCTAAGCCTCGCGAATGGGTTGATAAGATCGTGCTGCAGGAACGCAATTTCGGCAAGGGAGCAGCGCTGCGTGCGGGTTTCCAGGCAGCTACGGGCGACCTGGTCATTGTTCAAGATGCGGACCTGGAGTATGACCCGAAAGAATATCCTATCCTTATAGCTCCGATCCTGAAGGATCGTGCTGACGTGGTGTTCGGTTCCCGGTTCTCAGGCGGCCGAGCTCATCGTGTGGTTTACTTCTGGCATATGGTCGGAAACCGGTTTCTCACATTGCTCTCGAACATGCTTACCAACTTGAACCTGACCGATATGGAGAGTTGTTACAAGGTTTTTCGACGCGAACTCTTGGATGGCCTTACTATCGAGGAGGAACGGTTCGGCGTCGAACCCGAACTTGTCGCGAAGATTGCGCGGACTGGAGCGCGCATTTATGAGGTCGGCATCTCCTACTACGGGCGGACATACGCCCAGGGCAAAAAGACTAACTGGAAGGACGGCATCGCAGCGATGTATGCGATCATGAAATATAACCTCTTTCGTAGATAGACATCACGTGGAGAAGGAAAAAAGCAGCGGTCTGGTTATTCTCGCCTTGCTTTTAATAGTAGGTCTTTCCGCCTACCTTCGCCTTTCGGGGATAACCTGGGCGATGAACAGCGGTTACGGTCATTATCTTAACTTTCAACCCGATGAATACATCAGCATTCGGGGAATGTTACCGATAAAACCTCTCGCTGGCAAGCTGCGCGCCCCTGATGCGTACTTTGAAGGCACATTCAACTACTACCTTTGGACCGTACCTGAAACGCTTCGTGAGCTATCCGGAGGAGCGCGTCCGATGCCGGAGGAGAATACGCCATCAGGCAAAGTTAAATTTATTCTGCTTTGTGGTCGCCTAATGACGGTGGCCTTCGATCTCGTCACCTTGGTTGTTCTTTTTGTGGTTATTACTGAAATGACGGGGCGACAGCTAGGCGGCCTTCTTGCTGCGCTCCTTTACGGCATTTTCCCGATGCAAGTCATCTATTCGCATTTCATGCGGAGTCATGTTCTGAGCAATTTGCTTTGCGTGCTCGTCGTTTGGTTGTCGCTCAAGGCACTGCAACATCAACGCTGGTGGCTTTTTGTTATTACCGGATTGGTTGCGGGACTGGCCGCTACCATTAGGTATCCCGCCGCAACTGTTCTTAGCATCCCGTGTCTCTTCCTTTTATTTCAGAAAGATTCCACAAATGCTCCATGGGCGCGACGGCTACGTAAGGCGATTGGCGATCTTTTGTCAGGACCGCTTTGGCTGCTCCTGAGTGGGTTTGTTATAGGAGTGCTTTTGGGTGAGCCAACAATATTTGTGGATTTTCGGAGAGTTGTTGATGAGGTCTCGTTCCAAAGATCCCATTATGGGCCTCCGCCAGGAGCTGGAAATCCTTTCGATCTAGCTCCGCTGTTGAGATACTTTTCTGTGTTAATCCCGTACGCAACCTATCCGTTTCTCTGGCTACTACTTTATTTCCCGGCACTCTACGTGCTGTTGCGCCGTTCTTTTCATCCTATTATCATCCCGCTCTGCCTGTTCGTGGCCTTGTACTCATATCCAATGGCGAAGAGTTACATTAATATTTTTGCCCGGCAGGTGATGATACTGTTGCCGGTGTTTTGTATTTTCGCGGGCTTGGCCTTCGAAGACATTCTCCCAAAATTTCTCAAACGACGGCTCCTGTTTGCTCTTGTCATGGTCGCAATTGTTTTCTTGGTCATTCCCACGATACTATTTGACTTCGCTTACGATCGCGCCATGAGACAGGGAGATGTTCGAGAGATGCTTCGCGACGATATGCGAGAAGTAATTAAGGACCGCTCCTCGACCAGTATTGCCGTGAGCGAAAGTGGCTGTTACTTCTACACTGCCATGCCAGCAGTTTTTCCGCTGAAGAGAGACAACGTGGCGGTCCAACTCGAAAGCTCCTTTGCTACGCCTGCAGATTTCTTTGTAATGGGTTTCGAAAGTCCGTTGGCCGAAAATTGGCTTAGCTTTTGGATTCGGCGTGTGGAAAGCGGCGGAGGTTTCAGATTTGTGAAAGCGTATAGTCGTGCGCCCACGGTTTTCGGAAAGAGGTTGGATCTATCAAAGTTTCCTCCCGATATGACCTATCCGTTCCCAACAATTTTGCTTTTCCGTAACGCGGCGGAGCCGTGAGATTTTTGAGAAACAATTGGCGAAGCTGGGTCTGTGTGCGAAAATCGGCTGGATCGCAACTGGAAAATTAAAAATCAGGGGTCAATCAAAAGATGGTCTCCAAGTTCATATCGC of the Acidobacteriota bacterium genome contains:
- a CDS encoding glycosyl transferase; the protein is MKLSVVIPCYNERQTIEALVEAVREAPVEKVEIIIIDDGSTDGTRELLQAKPREWVDKIVLQERNFGKGAALRAGFQAATGDLVIVQDADLEYDPKEYPILIAPILKDRADVVFGSRFSGGRAHRVVYFWHMVGNRFLTLLSNMLTNLNLTDMESCYKVFRRELLDGLTIEEERFGVEPELVAKIARTGARIYEVGISYYGRTYAQGKKTNWKDGIAAMYAIMKYNLFRR